One part of the Rhea pennata isolate bPtePen1 chromosome 29, bPtePen1.pri, whole genome shotgun sequence genome encodes these proteins:
- the LOC134152071 gene encoding tachykinin-3-like produces the protein MRSCLALAVLLSLALRLAHGPGAAAAPRPRHGLPAKSGCGPDPPPPALPRRAPGGPGAAYAALLQRLRAEEAGDMHDFFVGLMGRRAAEPGTPAEGHRAAAGAAEPPLRTR, from the exons ATGAGGAGCTGCCTGGCGCTGGCGGTGCTGCTCTCCCTGGCACTGCGGCTGGCCcacggccccggcgccgcggccgccccgcggccccgccacGGGCTCCCCGCCAAG AGCGGCTGCGGCCCCgacccgccgccccccgcgctgccccggagggcgcccggcggccccggcgccgcctaCGCCGCCCTGCTCCAGCGCCTGCGAGCGGAGGAGGccg GGGACATGCACGACTTCTTCGTGGGGCTCAtggggaggcgggcggcggagcccg GGACCCCCGCGGAGGGGCaccgggccgccgccggggccgccgagccgccgctCCGCACGCGCTGA